The Streptomyces bacillaris sequence TACCGGTCCCGCCTCTCCGGTACGGGGCTCCGCCACGCCCGCCCCCGTAAGCCGCGACACCCGTACGCACCCCCGTACCCACCTCACCCCACTCCCGCACACCGCACCGGAAGGACCGCCCCCGTGGCCACACCACTCACCGCCGACCGGCTGCTCGCCGCCCTGCGCGCCGAAGGCGTCACCGTCGTCGAGCACCCGGGCTGGCGCACCCACCACCGCAACCACAAGGGCGCCTGGGGCCCCGTGAACGGGGTGATGATCCACCACACCGTGAGCAGCGGAAGCGCCGCCTCCGTCGCCCTCTGCCGCAACGGCTACGCCTCCCTGCCCGGCCCGCTCTGCCACGGCGTCATCGACAAGGCGGGCACCGTCCACCTGATCTCGGCCGGCCGCGCCAACCACGCGGGCGGCGGCGACCCGGCCGTGCTCGCCCGCGTCGTCGTGGAGGACTACGGGGACCGCCCGCCCGCCCCGCGCGCCCATGACGGCAGCGCGGGCGCCGTCGACGGCAACGCCCGCTTCTACGGCTTCGAGTGCGTCAACCTGGGCGACGGCAAGGACCCCTGGCCCGCCGCCCAGCTGGAGGCGATCGAACGTGCGTCGGCGGCCCTCTGCCGGGCCCACGGCTGGACCGCCCGCTCGGTCATCGGCCACGCGGAGTGGTCGGCCGCCAAGATCGACCCGCGCGGCTTCACCATGCCGTCGATGCGCACTCGCATCGCGACCCGCCTGACGGCCACCCCGGGAAACCCCCCGAAGCAGCCCTCGAAGCCCGCCCAGCCCACCCGGCCCGGCAACAAACCCGCCAGCCCCAGCACCCCCACCCCCCGCTACCAGCCCTTCCCCGGCGCCTCCTTCTTCACCGCCCGCCCCAGCTCCCCCGTCGTCACCGCCATGGGCCGGAGGCTGGTCGCCGAGGGCTGTGGAGCGTACGCCGTCGGGCCCGGCCCCCGGTGGACCGAGGCCGACCGGCGCTCGTACGCCGCCTGGCAGCGCAAGCTCGGCTTCCGCGGCGCCGACGCCGACGGCCTGCCCGGCCGCACGTCCTGGGACGCCCTGAAGGTCCCGTACACCACCAAGAACCCGTGACCCCGCGTACCCGTGACCGGATGGAGGAGCCTGCCATGTCCGACGCCGCCCGGCGTACCGCCCGTACCGTCCTGCAGACGGCCCTCGCCCTTGCCGTGCTCCTGCCCGCACTCGTGGACGCGTCCGGCGTCCCCGCGACCCTGCCCCGGGTCGCCGGGGCCCTGGCCGTCGCGGGGGCGGTGACCCGGGTGATGGCCGTACCGGGCGTCCAGGCCCTGCTGCCGCGCTGGCTGCGCACCGAACCGCCGGAGGGCCGCCCATGACCGATACCGACCCGAACAACCCCGTGGCCGTCGCCCTGGAACTGGAGCGGATGCGCGGCAGCCTGGAGGCCGGCTTCGCCCGCGCCGACGGGCAGCTGGCCCTGCTGGTCCAGCGCAGCGACCAGACCGACAAACAGCTCGCCGACCACGAGGCCCGCCTCGACCTGCTGGAGCGCTCCCGCTGGCCGCTGGCGAGCATCGCCGCGCTCACCGCGACGGCCGGCGTCGCCATCGCGCTCTGGGAGACGCTCCGCTGAACCGGACCGGCCGGACCGGCCCCGCACACGCCGAAGGGCGGCCACCCCGTGACGTACGGGATGACCGCCCTCGGGCGTCAAGCGACTCGCTTACTGGTTGTACGGACCGTAGTCGTAGTCCTCCAGCGGAACGGCCTGGCCGGAGCCCGTGCCGAACGGCGAGTAGTCGATGTCGTCGTAGCCGACGGCCGAGTACATCGCGGCCTTGGCCTCCTCGGTCGGCTCGACCCGGATGTTGCGGTAGCGGGAGAGACCCGTACCGGCCGGGATGAGCTTACCGATGATGACGTTCTCCTTGAGGCCGATCAGGGAGTCCGACTTGGCGTTGATCGCCGCGTCGGTGAGGACCCTGGTCGTCTCCTGGAAGGACGCCGCCGACAGCCACGACTCGGTGGCGAGCGAGGCCTTGGTGATACCCATCAGCTGCGGACGGCCGGAGGCGGGGTGACCGCCCTCGGTGACCACACGACGGTTCTCGGTCTCGAACTTCGACCGCTCGACCAGCTCGCCCGGAAGCAGCTCCGCGTCGCCGGACTCGATGATCGTCACACGGCGGAGCATCTGCCGGATGATGATCTCGATGTGCTTGTCGTGGATCGACACGCCCTGCGAGTTGTAGACCTTCTGGACTTCGCCGACCAGGTGGACCTGGACCGCACGCTGGCCGAGGATGCGCAGCACGTCGTGCGGGTTGGTGGCACCCACGGTGAGCTTCTGGCCCACCTCGACCGGGTCGCCCTCGCCCACGAGCAGACGGGCACGCTTCGAGATCGGGAACGCCGTCTCGTCGCTGCCGTCGTCCGGGGTGACGACGATCTTCTTGGTCTTCTCGGTCTCCTCGATCCGCACGCGGCCCTTGGCCTCGGAGATCGGGGCGACACCCTTCGGCGTACGGGCCTCGAAGAGCTCGACGACTCGGGGCAGACCCTGGGTGATGTCGTCACCGGCCACACCACCGGTGTGGAAGGTACGCATCGTCAGCTGGGTACCGGGCTCACCGATGGACTGGGCGGCGATGATGCCGACCGCCTCACCGATGTCGACCAGCTTGCCGGTGGCGAGCGAGCGTCCGTAGCAGAAGGCACAGGTGCCGACCGCGGACTCACAGGTCAGGACCGAGCGGGTCTTGACCTCCTCGACGCCGGCGCCCACCAGGGCGTCGATCAGGACGTCACCGAGGTCGACGTTGGCAGGCGCGATGACCTTGCCGTCCACCACGACGTCCTCGGCGAGCATGCGGGCGTAGACCGAGGTCTCGACGTCGTCCGTCTTGCGGAGCACGCCGTCGGCGCCCTTGACCGCGATCTTCAGCTTCAGGCCGCGGTCGGTGCCGCAGTCCTCCTCGCGGATGATCACGTCCTGCGAGACGTCCACCAGACGACGGGTCAGGTAACCCGAGTCGGCGGTACGCAGGGCGGTGTCCGCCAGACCCTTACGGGCACCGTGCGTGGAGATGAAGTACTCCAGAACGGTGAGGCCCTCGCGGAAGGACGCCTTGATGGGACGGGGGATCGTCTCGTTCTTGGCGTTCGACACCAGACCACGCATACCCGCGATCTGACGCATCTGCATCATGTTTCCTCGGGCACCCGAGTCGACCATCATGAAGATGGGGTTCGTCTTCGGGAAGTTCGCGTTCATCGCCTCGGCGACCTCGTTGGTCGCCTTGGTCCAGATCGCGATGAGCTCCTGCGTGCGCTCGTCCTTGGTGATCAGACCGCGCTCGTACTGCTTCTGGACCTTCTCGTCCTGCTCCTCGTAGCCCTTGACGATGGCCTTCTTGGCCTCGGGCACGACGACGTCGGAGATGGCCACGGTGACGCCCGAACGGGTCGCCCAGTGGAAGCCCGCCGCCTTCAGGTTGTCGAGCGTCGCCGCCACGATGACCTTGGGGTAGCGCTCGGCCAGGTCGTTGACGATCTCGGAGAGCTGCTTCTTGCCCACCGAGTAGTCGACGAACGGGTAGTCCTCGGGCAGCAGCTCGTTGAAGAGCGCGCGGCCCAGGGTGGTCCGCAGCCGGAAGGTGTCACCCGGCTGGTACTCGGGCTCGCCCTCCTCGGCGACCGGCGGCACCCAGCCACGCGGCGGCATGGTGCCGACCGGGAAGCGGATGTCGACGGTGGACTGGAGCGCCAGCTCACCGGCGTCGAACGCCATGATCGCCTCGGCCGTGGAGCCGAACGCGCGGCCCTCGCCCTTGGTGTCACGGAGCTGGCCGTCGGTGGTGAGGAAGAACAGCCCCAGCACCATGTCCTGGGTCGGCATGGTGACCGGACGGCCGTCGGCCGGCTTCAGGATGTTGTTCGAGGACAGCATCAGGATGCGGGCCTCGGCCTGCGCCTCCGCGGAGAGCGGCAGGTGCACGGCCATCTGGTCACCGTCGAAGTCCGCGTTGAACGCGGTGCAGACGAGCGGGTGGATCTGGATGGCCTTGCCCTCGACCAGCTGCGGCTCGAAGGCCTGGATGCCCAGGCGGTGCAGGGTGGGCGCACGGTTCAGCAGCACCGGGTGCTCGGCGATGACCTCTTCGAGGACGTCGTACACGACGGTGCGGCCACGCTCGACCATGCGCTTGGCCGACTTGATGTTCTGCGCGTGGTTCAGGTCGACCAGGCGCTTCATCACGAACGGCTTGAACAGCTCCAGCGCCATCGCCTTCGGCAGACCGCACTGGTGCAGCTTGAGCTGCGGACCGACGACGATCACAGAACGCGCGGAGTAGTCCACGCGCTTGCCGAGGAGGTTCTGACGGAAGCGGCCCTGCTTGCCCTTGAGCATGTCGCTCAGGGACTTCAGCGGGCGGTTGCCCGGGCCGGTGACCGGACGGCCGCGACGGCCGTTGTCGAACAGCGCGTCGACGGCCTCCTGGAGCATGCGCTTCTCGTTGTTCACGATGATCTCGGGCGCACCGAGGTCGAGAAGGCGCTTCAGGCGGTTGTTGCGGTTGATCACGCGGCGGTACAGGTCGTTCAGGTCGGAGGTCGCGAAGCGGCCACCGTCCAGCTGCACCATCGGACGCAGGTCCGGCGGGATGACCGGCACGCAGTCGAGCACCATGCCCTTGGGCTTGTTGCTGGTCTGCAGGAACGCGGAGACGACCTTGAGGCGCTTGAGCGCACGGGTCTTCTTCTGGCCCTTGCCGGTACGGATGATCTCGCGGAGGCGCTCGGCCTCCTCGTCGAGGTCGAAGGACTCCAGGCGCTTCTGCAGCGCGGCGGCGCCCATGCAGCCGTCGAAGTACGTGCCGAAGCGGTCACGCAGCTCGCGGTAGAGCAGCTCGTCGCCCTCCAGGTCCTGGACCTTGAGGTTCTTGAAGCGGCTCCACACCTCGTCGAGGCGGTCGATCTCGCGCTGCGCACGGTCGCGCAGCTGCTTCATCTCGCGCTCGGCACCTTCGCGCACCTTGCGGCGTACGTCGGCCTTGGCGCCCTCGGCCTCCAGCTCGGCCAGGTCGGTCTCGAGCTTCTTGGCCCGGGCCTCCAGGTCGGCGTCGCGGCGGTTCTCGGTCTGCTGACGCTCGACGGAGACGTGCGCCTCCAGGGACGGCAGGTCGCGGGTACGACGCTCCTCGTCCACGAACGTGATCATGTACGCGGCGAAGTAGATGACCTTCTCGAGGTCCTTCGGCGCGAGGTCCAGCAGGTAGCCGAGGCGCGAGGGAACGCCCTTGAAGTACCAGATGTGGGTGACGGGAGCGGCCAGCTCGATGTGGCCCATCCGCTCACGACGCACCTTGGCGCGAGTGACCTCGACGCCGCAGCGCTCACAGATGATGCCCTTGAAGCGGACACGCTTGTACTTGCCGCAGTAGCACTCCCAGTCCCGGGTCGGACCGAAGATCTTCTCGCAGAAGAGTCCGTCCTTTTCGGGCTTGAGGGTGCGGTAGTTGATGGTCTCCGGCTTCTTCACTTCGCCGTGGGACCAGGTCCGGATGTCGTCCGCGGTGGCAAGGCCGATCCGCAGCTCGTCGAAGAAGTTGACGTCGAGCACTTGTCGTCAATCCCTCTTTCGGGGGTTCGAGCCCCTTCGCCTCAGGCGAGAGAACGGGGCACTTCAGCAATGGTCTGAACGGGTCCGGGGAGAGCCGGCCGGATCACGGGGATCCGGCCGGCGAACCCGTCAGACCTCTTCGACGCTGCTCGGCTCGCGCCGGGACAGGTCGATACCGAGTTCCTCCGCCGCGCGGAAGACGTCCTCGTCCGTGTCGCGCATCTCGATGGACATGCCGTCCGAGGACAGCACCTCCACGTTGAGGCAGAGCGACTGCATTTCCTTGATGAGCACCTTGAAGGACTCGGGGATCCCGGGCTCGGGGATGTTCTCGCCCTTGACGATGGCCTCGTAGACCTTCACGCGGCCGGTGACGTCGTCGGACTTGATCGTCAGCAGCTCCTGGAGGGCGTAGGCGGCACCGTATGCCTCCAGTGCCCACACCTCCATCTCACCGAAGCGCTGTCCACCGAACTGGGCCTTACCACCCAGCGGCTGCTGGGTGATCATGGAGTACGGACCGGTCGAACGGGCGTGCAGCTTGTCGTCGACCAGGTGGTGGAGCTTGAGGATGTACATGTACCCGACCGAGACCGGGTCCGGGAACGGCTCACCGGAGCGGCCGTCGAACAGCTTGGCCTTGCCGGAGGGCTGGACCAGGCGGTCGCCGTCGCGGTTGGGGATCGTGGCCTCGAAGAGACCGGAGATCTCGTCCTCGCGCGCACCGTCGAAGACGGGGGTGGCGACGTTGGTGCCGGGGGCGACCTGGTCGGCGCCGATGGACTGCAGGCGCTTGGCCCACTCGTCACCGAGGCCGGAGACGTCCCAGCCGCGGCTGGCGAGCCAGCCGAGGTGGATCTCCAGGACCTGTCCCGGGTTCATTCGGGACGGGACACCCAGCGGGTTGAGGATGATGTCGACCGGGGTGCCGTCCTCCAGGAACGGCATGTCCTCGATCGGCAGGATCTTGGAGATGACGCCCTTGTTGCCGTGACGGCCGGCGAGCTTGTCACCGTCGGTGATCTTGCGCTTCTGCGCGACGTAGACGCGGACCAGCTGGTTCACGCCCGGCGGCAGCTCGTCGCCCTCTTCGCGGTCGAAGACGCGGACGCCGATGACCTTGCCGATCTCACCGTGCGGCACCTTCAGCGAGGTGTCGCGCACCTCGCGCGCCTTCTCACCGAAGATCGCGCGGAGCAGGCGCTCCTCGGGGGTCAGCTCGGTCTCACCCTTGGGCGTGACCTTGCCGACGAGGATGTCACCGGCGACGACCTCGGCACCGATACGGATGATGCCGCGCTCGTCGAGGTCGGCGAGGACCTCCTCGGAGACGTTCGGGATGTCCCGGGTGATCTCCTCGGGGCCGAGCTTGGTGTCACGGGCGTCGACCTCGTGCTCCTCGATGTGGATCGAGGAGAGGACGTCGTCCTGCACGAGGCGCTGCGACAGGATGATCGCGTCCTCGTAGTTGTGACCCTCCCACGGCATGAACGCCACGAGGAGGTTCTTGCCGAGGGCCATCTCACCGTTCTCGGTGGCGGGGCCGTCGGCCAGCACCTGGTCGGCCACGATCCGGTCGCCCTCGGAGACGACGACCTTCTGGTTGACCGAGGTGCCCTGGTTGGAGCGCATGAACTTGGCGATGCGGTACGTGGTGTACGTGCCGTCGTCGTTCGTGACGGTGATGTAGTCCGCGGAGACCTCCTGGACCACACCGTCCTTCTCGGCCTTGAGCACGTCACCGGCGTCGGTGGCGCAGCGGTACTCCATGCCGGTGCCGACGAGCGGGGCCTCCGACTTAATCAGCGGCACCGCCTGACGCATCATGTTCGCGCCCATGAGGGCACGGTTGGCGTCGTCGTGCTCCAGGAAGGGGATCATCGCGGTGGCGACGGACACCATCTGGCGCGGCGAGACGTCCATGTAGTCCACCTCGGAGGCGGGGACGTAGTCGACCTCTCCCCCGCGGCGGCGGACCAGGACGCGCGGCTCGGTGAAGCGCAGCTCGTCGGAGAGGGTCGCGTTCGCCTGGGCGATGACGAAGCGGTCCTCCTCGTCGGCGGTGATGTAGTCGACGTCGTCGGTGACCTGGCCGTCGACGACCTTGCGGTACGGCGTCTCGATGAAGCCGAACGCGTTGACGCGGCCGTACGAGGCGAGCGAACCGATCAGACCGATGTTCGGGCCTTCAGGGGTCTCGATCGGACACATGCGCCCGTAGTGGGACGGGTGCACGTCACGGACCTCGAAGCCGGCCCGCTCACGCGAGAGACCACCCGGGCCGAGCGCCGAGAGACGGCGCTTGTGGGTGAGACCCGAGAGCGGGTTGTTCTGGTCCATGAACTGCGACAGCTGGCTGGTGCCGAAGAACTCCTTGATGGAGGCGACGACCGGCCGGATGTTGATCAGGGTCTGCGGCGTGATCGCCTCGACGTCCTGGGTCGTCATGCGCTCGCGCACGACGCGCTCCATCCGCGCCAGACCCGTACGGACCTGG is a genomic window containing:
- a CDS encoding peptidoglycan-binding protein, with the translated sequence MATPLTADRLLAALRAEGVTVVEHPGWRTHHRNHKGAWGPVNGVMIHHTVSSGSAASVALCRNGYASLPGPLCHGVIDKAGTVHLISAGRANHAGGGDPAVLARVVVEDYGDRPPAPRAHDGSAGAVDGNARFYGFECVNLGDGKDPWPAAQLEAIERASAALCRAHGWTARSVIGHAEWSAAKIDPRGFTMPSMRTRIATRLTATPGNPPKQPSKPAQPTRPGNKPASPSTPTPRYQPFPGASFFTARPSSPVVTAMGRRLVAEGCGAYAVGPGPRWTEADRRSYAAWQRKLGFRGADADGLPGRTSWDALKVPYTTKNP
- a CDS encoding DNA-directed RNA polymerase subunit beta'; translation: MLDVNFFDELRIGLATADDIRTWSHGEVKKPETINYRTLKPEKDGLFCEKIFGPTRDWECYCGKYKRVRFKGIICERCGVEVTRAKVRRERMGHIELAAPVTHIWYFKGVPSRLGYLLDLAPKDLEKVIYFAAYMITFVDEERRTRDLPSLEAHVSVERQQTENRRDADLEARAKKLETDLAELEAEGAKADVRRKVREGAEREMKQLRDRAQREIDRLDEVWSRFKNLKVQDLEGDELLYRELRDRFGTYFDGCMGAAALQKRLESFDLDEEAERLREIIRTGKGQKKTRALKRLKVVSAFLQTSNKPKGMVLDCVPVIPPDLRPMVQLDGGRFATSDLNDLYRRVINRNNRLKRLLDLGAPEIIVNNEKRMLQEAVDALFDNGRRGRPVTGPGNRPLKSLSDMLKGKQGRFRQNLLGKRVDYSARSVIVVGPQLKLHQCGLPKAMALELFKPFVMKRLVDLNHAQNIKSAKRMVERGRTVVYDVLEEVIAEHPVLLNRAPTLHRLGIQAFEPQLVEGKAIQIHPLVCTAFNADFDGDQMAVHLPLSAEAQAEARILMLSSNNILKPADGRPVTMPTQDMVLGLFFLTTDGQLRDTKGEGRAFGSTAEAIMAFDAGELALQSTVDIRFPVGTMPPRGWVPPVAEEGEPEYQPGDTFRLRTTLGRALFNELLPEDYPFVDYSVGKKQLSEIVNDLAERYPKVIVAATLDNLKAAGFHWATRSGVTVAISDVVVPEAKKAIVKGYEEQDEKVQKQYERGLITKDERTQELIAIWTKATNEVAEAMNANFPKTNPIFMMVDSGARGNMMQMRQIAGMRGLVSNAKNETIPRPIKASFREGLTVLEYFISTHGARKGLADTALRTADSGYLTRRLVDVSQDVIIREEDCGTDRGLKLKIAVKGADGVLRKTDDVETSVYARMLAEDVVVDGKVIAPANVDLGDVLIDALVGAGVEEVKTRSVLTCESAVGTCAFCYGRSLATGKLVDIGEAVGIIAAQSIGEPGTQLTMRTFHTGGVAGDDITQGLPRVVELFEARTPKGVAPISEAKGRVRIEETEKTKKIVVTPDDGSDETAFPISKRARLLVGEGDPVEVGQKLTVGATNPHDVLRILGQRAVQVHLVGEVQKVYNSQGVSIHDKHIEIIIRQMLRRVTIIESGDAELLPGELVERSKFETENRRVVTEGGHPASGRPQLMGITKASLATESWLSAASFQETTRVLTDAAINAKSDSLIGLKENVIIGKLIPAGTGLSRYRNIRVEPTEEAKAAMYSAVGYDDIDYSPFGTGSGQAVPLEDYDYGPYNQ
- the rpoB gene encoding DNA-directed RNA polymerase subunit beta; translation: MAASRNASTANTNNGASTAPLRISFAKIKEPLEVPNLLALQTESFDWLLGNAAWKARVEAALDSGQDVPTKSGLEEIFEEISPIEDFSGSMSLTFRDHRFEPPKNSIDECKERDFTYAAPLFVTAEFTNNETGEIKSQTVFMGDFPLMTNKGTFVINGTERVVVSQLVRSPGVYFDSSIDKTSDKDIFSAKIIPSRGAWLEMEIDKRDMVGVRIDRKRKQSVTVLLKALGWTTEQILEEFGEYESMRATLEKDHTQGQDDALLDIYRKLRPGEPPTREAAQTLLENLYFNPKRYDLAKVGRYKVNKKLGADEPLDAGVLTTDDVIATIKYLVKLHAGETETIGESGREIVVETDDIDHFGNRRLRNVGELIQNQVRTGLARMERVVRERMTTQDVEAITPQTLINIRPVVASIKEFFGTSQLSQFMDQNNPLSGLTHKRRLSALGPGGLSRERAGFEVRDVHPSHYGRMCPIETPEGPNIGLIGSLASYGRVNAFGFIETPYRKVVDGQVTDDVDYITADEEDRFVIAQANATLSDELRFTEPRVLVRRRGGEVDYVPASEVDYMDVSPRQMVSVATAMIPFLEHDDANRALMGANMMRQAVPLIKSEAPLVGTGMEYRCATDAGDVLKAEKDGVVQEVSADYITVTNDDGTYTTYRIAKFMRSNQGTSVNQKVVVSEGDRIVADQVLADGPATENGEMALGKNLLVAFMPWEGHNYEDAIILSQRLVQDDVLSSIHIEEHEVDARDTKLGPEEITRDIPNVSEEVLADLDERGIIRIGAEVVAGDILVGKVTPKGETELTPEERLLRAIFGEKAREVRDTSLKVPHGEIGKVIGVRVFDREEGDELPPGVNQLVRVYVAQKRKITDGDKLAGRHGNKGVISKILPIEDMPFLEDGTPVDIILNPLGVPSRMNPGQVLEIHLGWLASRGWDVSGLGDEWAKRLQSIGADQVAPGTNVATPVFDGAREDEISGLFEATIPNRDGDRLVQPSGKAKLFDGRSGEPFPDPVSVGYMYILKLHHLVDDKLHARSTGPYSMITQQPLGGKAQFGGQRFGEMEVWALEAYGAAYALQELLTIKSDDVTGRVKVYEAIVKGENIPEPGIPESFKVLIKEMQSLCLNVEVLSSDGMSIEMRDTDEDVFRAAEELGIDLSRREPSSVEEV